One window of the Eucalyptus grandis isolate ANBG69807.140 chromosome 6, ASM1654582v1, whole genome shotgun sequence genome contains the following:
- the LOC104451879 gene encoding cytochrome P450 CYP82D47, whose product MADKYGPIFSIKLGSQRAIVVSGSELAKECFTTNDKAFCNRPKYLAAKLLGYNYAMFGFSPYGPYWRHVRKIATLELLSNHTLENLRHVREAVVRASTKEAYERSNAQENTPIEMKSWFNALTFNLIFKMVVGKQYDGTTASEEDEGQNDRCRIALKSFFELGGQFVASDVLPFFRWLDIGGYVKAMKRTAKELDDVVGGWLDEHKRKRACGEAEGDRDFMDVMLSILGTADVLPSYDADTINKATCLALISGGTDTTAVTLTWALSLLLNNRHVLKQAQQELDSQIGRERRVTESDIKNQVYIQAIIKETLRLYPAAPLSVPHESVKDCTIGSYRVPAGTRLLLNISKLHWNPLVWPAPLEFRPERFLTTHKDLGVWGQNFEYLPFGSGRRMCPGVSFALQVLHIVLATLLHSFEIETASVGPADMRAGMGITSPKVTPLEVVLTPRLPPHLYV is encoded by the exons ATGGCTGACAAGTATGGCCCGATCTTCTCCATCAAGCTCGGCTCGCAACGGGCCATAGTGGTGAGCGGCTCGGAGTTGGCCAAAGAGTGCTTCACCACCAACGACAAGGCGTTCTGCAACCGCCCCAAATACCTCGCCGCCAAGCTCCTTGGCTACAACTACGCCATGTTCGGGTTCAGCCCGTACGGCCCGTACTGGCGGCATGTGCGTAAGATCGCCACCCTAGAGCTCCTCTCGAATCACACCCTCGAGAACCTGCGGCACGTGCGGGAAGCTGTGGTAAGAGCCTCCACAAAGGAGGCCTACGAACGGTCGAACGCGCAAGAAAACACGCCGATCGAGATGAAGAGTTGGTTCAACGCCCTAACCTTCAATCTTATCTTCAAGATGGTGGTGGGGAAGCAATACGATGGAACGACGGCATCAGAAGAAGACGAGGGCCAGAACGACAGGTGTCGGATCGCGCTGAAGAGCTTCTTTGAGTTGGGTGGCCAATTTGTCGCGTCCGATGTGTTGCCATTTTTTAGGTGGCTCGACATCGGAGGTTATGTTAAGGCGATGAAGAGGACGGCCAAGGAATTGGACGATGTGGTCGGAGGGTGGTTGGATGAGCACAAGCGCAAGAGGGCTTGTGGGGAGGCCGAAGGTGACCGAGATTTCATGGACGTGATGCTTTCCATTCTCGGTACTGCGGACGTGCTGCCCAGTTATGATGCTGATACCATCAATAAAGCCACTTGCTTG GCACTTATATCGGGAGGCACAGACACCACGGCGGTCACATTAACATGGGCTCTCTCCCTTCTACTCAACAATCGCCATGTCCTAAAGCAGGCTCAACAAGAACTAGACTCTCAAATTGGACGAGAGAGACGAGTGACCGAGTCTGACATCAAGAACCAAGTCTACATCCAGGCGATCATCAAAGAGACACTGCGCCTCTATCCTGCTGCGCCTCTCTCCGTGCCCCATGAGTCCGTCAAGGACTGCACGATCGGCAGCTATCGTGTCCCTGCGGGCACTCGGCTCCTGCTCAACATCTCGAAGCTCCACTGGAACCCGCTGGTCTGGCCCGCTCCTCTCGAGTTTCGGCCCGAGAGATTCCTGACCACGCACAAGGATTTAGGCGTTTGGGGTCAGAATTTCGAGTATTTGCCTTTCGGAAGTGGCAGAAGGATGTGCCCTGGAGTGTCCTTTGCTCTTCAAGTGTTGCACATTGTGCTCGCGACTTTGCTGCACAGTTTTGAGATTGAGACCGCATCAGTTGGACCGGCAGATATGAGGGCGGGAATGGGAATCACTAGCCCTAAAGTTACCCCACTAGAAGTGGTTCTCACTCCACGCCTTCCTCCTCATCTCTATGTCTAA